In one window of Microtus pennsylvanicus isolate mMicPen1 chromosome 2, mMicPen1.hap1, whole genome shotgun sequence DNA:
- the Slc2a10 gene encoding solute carrier family 2, facilitated glucose transporter member 10: MGHRPPVLLLCASVSLLGGLTFGYELAVISGALLPLQLDFGLSCLEQELLVGSLLLGALLASLFGGFLIDCYGRKRTILGSNVVLLAGSLILGLASSLSWLLLGRSSVGFAISLSSMACCIYVSELVGPRQRGVLVSLYEVGITVGILFSYALNYVLAGIPWGWRHMFGWAAAPALLQSLALLFLPAGAQGTAVHQDLIPLQGRETSKTGLRTPRYTFLDLFKTRDSMRSRTVVGLGLVLFQQLTGQPNVLYYASTIFRSVGFHGGSSAVLASVGLGTVKVVATLTATGLVDRAGRRALLLSGCALMALSVSGIGLVSFAVSLDSGPGCLAISNASQQMDLPQSSGLLKGSSPSPVLHTSEDQRQPILPVAERTKPHPVTTVSLGPALNAASPAPQDPILKHTLLCWSALICMMVYVSAFSFGFGPVTWLVLSEIYPVEIRGRAFAFCSSFNWAANLFISLSFLDLIGAIGLAWTFLIYGLTAVLGLAFIYLLVPETKGQSLSEIEQQFQMNRFPLCFGHRQNPSGIQYHRLEVSSAS; the protein is encoded by the exons ATGG GCCATCGCCCACCTGTCCTCCTGCTCTgtgcctctgtgtctctgctgGGTGGCCTGACCTTTGGCTATGAACTGGCTGTCATATCGGGTGCCCTGCTACCACTGCAGCTGGACTTCGGGCTGAGTTGCCTGGAACAGGAGCTCCTGGTGGGCAGTCTGCTCTTGGGTGCTCTCCTCGCTTCCCTGTTCGGAGGCTTCCTCATTGACTGCTATGGCCGGAAACGGACCATCCTGGGGAGCAACGTGGTGCTGCTGGCTGGCAGCCTGATTCTGGGTCTGGCCAGCTCCCTCTCCTGGCTACTCCTGGGCCGCTCGTCCGTTGGCTTTGCCATCTCTCTGTCTTCCATGGCTTGCTGTATCTATGTCTCAGAGCTGGTGGGACCGCGGCAGCGGGGTGTTCTGGTGTCTCTCTATGAGGTGGGCATTACTGTGGGCATTCTGTTCTCTTATGCCCTCAACTATGTCCTGGCTGGCatcccttggggctggaggcaCATGTTTGGCTGGGCGGCTGCACCTGCCCTCCTGCAGTCGCTcgccctccttttccttcctgctgGAGCACAGGGCACAGCAGTCCACCAAGACCTCATCCCCCTCCAGGGAAGGGAGACCAGCAAAACAGGCCTGAGGACGCCACGATACACCTTTCTGGACCTCTTCAAGACCCGGGACAGCATGCGGAGCCGGACCGTAGTGGGACTGGGACTGGTGCTATTCCAGCAGCTAACAGGCCAGCCCAATGTGCTGTATTATGCCTCCACCATCTTCCGCTCTGTAGGCTTCCATGGAGGCTCCTCAGCTGTGCTGGCTTCTGTGGGGCTTGGTACTGTGAAGGTGGTTGCCACCCTGACTGCCACGGGGCTGGTGGACCGTGCGGGCCGTAGAGCCCTTCTACTTTCTGGATGTGCTCTTATGGCCTTGTCTGTCAGTGGCATAGGCCTGGTCAGCTTTGCTGTGTCTCTGGACTCAGGCCCCGGTTGCCTGGCCATATCCAACGCCAGTCAGCAGATGGACCTGCCTCAAAGCTCCGGTCTGCTTAAGGGTTCATCTCCATCACCAGTGCTACACACCAGTGAGGACCAAAGACAACCAATCCTGCCAGTCGCTGAGAGAACCAAGCCCCATCCAGTCACCACAGTGTCCCTGGGACCAGCTCTGAATGCCGCCTCCCCAGCTCCCCAAGATCCCATCTTGAAGCACACCCTGCTATGTTGGTCTGCGCTAATCTGCATGATGGTCTACGTGAGTGCCTTCTCCTTTGGATTTGGACCAG TGACCTGGCTGGTCCTCAGTGAGATTTACCCAGTGGAGATTCGAGGGAGAGCCTTTGCCTTCTGCAGCAGCTTCAACTGGGCGGCCAATCTCTTTATCAGCCTTTCCTTCCTCGACCTCATTG GTGCCATTGGCTTGGCCTGGACCTTCCTGATCTATGGGCTGACTGCTGTCCTTGGGCTGGCCTTCATCTACTTGCTTGTTCCTGAGACAAAAGGACAGTCACTGTCTGAGATAGAGCAGCAGTTTCAGATGAACAG